In Thunnus albacares chromosome 10, fThuAlb1.1, whole genome shotgun sequence, a single window of DNA contains:
- the LOC122990962 gene encoding lymphoid enhancer-binding factor 1-like, with translation MLYRREQRFNVVTQYNITDSAMINKILGEKWKSLSKEEQSKYYNEAEIEKQQHLLQHPEWSAKDNYGKKRKRNTAFNEVQVAGKKRKRNTAFNEVQVAVSAEEPAADSQQAREPYVLSTCQNIATAVAPQCYMTQPYMTRCSSQYVILYS, from the exons ATGCTCTATAGGCGGGAGCAAAGGTTTAATGTTGTGACACAATATAACATCACTGACAGTGCGATGATCAACAAAATCCTGGGAGAGAAG TGGAAGTCTCTGTCGAAGGAGGAGCAGAGCAAATATTACAATGAGGCAGAAATAGAGAAACAGCAACACCTCCTGCAGCACCCTGAGTGGTCAGCCAAGGACAACTAT ggcaaaaagaggaagaggaatacGGCTTTCAATGAGGTGCAAGTGGCA ggcaaaaagaggaagaggaatacGGCTTTCAATGAGGTGCAAGTGGCAGTGAGTGCAGAAGAACCAGCAGCAGACTCACAGCAAGCCAGGGAGCCCTATGTGCTGTCCACATGTCAGAACATAGCAACTGCTGTCGCGCCACAGTGTTACATGACACAGCCTTACATGACACG GTGCTCTTCACAGTACGTAATCCTCTATTCCTGA